aatattatgaataaattattcattatcggttggattattaatattattatcattatataattataaacacaggtaaatgctgaaaattttaatttaaatattatagataatcgatttttttaaaaatacttccATATTATCAATGTATACATAGTATATGTATCATTTctggtttaaatttttattttttaatgcttgGAAgatgttttactttttttttataaacacttattaatagttttaattatttaaatgattaaatgcATTGTTAAGATAATATATGACGTtgaaataatgtaattttatacgcgggaaaattatcattactcgactaatttttttgttataaatacgtgtgcactaattttttatcttccttATTTATAACTCATGAGTTATTTTCAGGGTTTCTTTTTCTTAGTGATTCGCGTAGCTGTTACGCATTATTGGTATATTTAGTTTGTCTGTGTAGCATCTAGTTTATTGTTTGCtcatacattaattattttaaaataattaaaaaataaacattaaaacaaCGATTACAGttgtaattattgttgtatgtatttttttttaaatgataaatggaATGAGCTTTTAGTGTACGTCTCAGTTAATATCTTTTTTGAGTAACACACAATTACAATCTTTGCGCGATTAAATACTTTAGATACTAACATTTAAGATTTAGCGATTACTCGATTTTGTACATTTATCCGTGGTATCTTTATCACTTATCATATCTCTCTCccttttacttatttttttttcatctgacACTGAACCACacttaataatattcttattaaaattattaatattaataatttctctgcattttttttttctcttacttTGTTTGATTTGTACATTCTTTTTCTACCCTCCGAGCATACGAGCGAGTCTCACGTGCTCAACATTATACAATAAGtttctcatttattattttttgttttagtattttcgaattttactatttatttactttttaattaaaaattttttttcttttttccctTTTTCTTACCACTCCTAGCGTTATCTTGAGCTGgagttaaaattaacatgTGTTAATGTTAGGTGTGAATATGTTAacgtcaaaataattatttttaaactcattttGATGTTGATACTTAAAGTTTTTTCGTTCTtcattattacttatttttcgttatttgttttttatttcaggtaattaaataattaaatttaataatattgtttttttttttttttttaatattttgcgCGACAATGAATTGCTATTTGGTCCATATGtcttcataattattattttccgtcaCAATTGTAGAGCTTCAGAATTGTGAGCGAGCAACgaagttgtaaaaattatttttttattattaaaaattaatttttattttaatttatttaagaaattaaatataataatgaatgtTTATTAACTATCCAGAAGTTATTTAGctatttcaaagaatttttttttttttttcataattaaattttgaaggaAACGTGAGTGTTattaaatcagtttttttttataatattgtgtgataaaaatgtaaaagagTGTTATCAatatggttatttttttttcttgacatactttttttctgttagatAAATGTATAGTGTCACCgttaaaatagttaataatattatatttgaagtaactttatttatttaagattcaaatttataactgGAAATAGAGGAATAAGTGCCATTTTTAAGTTTCATGATAAtctgatttataaattatttgtactctatatttcttttatatgatttattaattggcacttttcatttttttttataattaaatttttttttttgcaattacggttactattaattattataaatatttacgcaTGATAAATAATCCAGAAGTGGTTGAAGAGGGAGGCCgtgtttaatttaaagaaattgtaAGAATGTTTCTTATCACATAAAACTGTGAATTAAAAcgttcaaatttaattaatatggtGATACGGTCTCCCTGCGACCTGACCACCaccgtattttttaaaaatatattaaatatatcatacaATGTAACGCAATATAGATAACTGCCTACAACATTAATTATCtctattacttttatttatctcaTCTTTGATTAACTCACTCACGAAATTACCTTGTCCGACGTAATATtcgaatattaattatttatttattttttttttatttttattaattatattaaaaattttaactttttttttctttacttattATCAACTTTATCATTCCTTAATatcgttaaaattttcttagttaTTAAAacatgtaacaaaaaaaaaaaaaaattgataaaggAAAGTACTTAGATCTCCTCCAACAATgtatcaaaaataaacttatactcttattttatttattttttcttctctaACTTTGTCAATTAATTCTCTCCTATTCTCTTAAATTTATGCTTTTACCTACGAcctttatttgaaacaaaaaaaaaataataataataaaataaaataaaataaaaaattttcgttaacTTCGTTCTCTATCATCCGCTCAAACCTACCTATCTATCATTCTTCgaggaatttataaaaaatatcgtcaacagaaaattatttattcgaacTATTAaacgatatttattttatatttgataatcCCCGAATTCGATAAATGTAATAGAACGTACATACTTTCCAAATTTAATCGATGATACGCAAACACAGCtctatactttaatttttaaactcatatttttttttttttttttttttttttttttttttttgtactaaaATGCCTATTAAATACCGAGAATTTATGATtatacaacaattttttaatttttattaacaaatatgaaaataaaaaattattaattgttgtcATGTCGCGAGATTTATTTATCGAAGTAtattacgataaataaataaacattgtcCTCTTATTTAAACAGGCTTTAATTATATGTTTCACTGTagataaataaagaaataaatcatCATGAATgaaactattaaataattaaaaaaaaaaaaaaataaataattcaattattttattcaataaaaccattgaattattatttttttttttttaattatactccAAAGAAATGATTGCACATTTATGGAATTACTTTCAGACATGATGATGCAGAATTGTCAGTCCGATAGTAAGTGATTtttgaggttttttttttattttaaacctcAAATCACAAATCTAAGAAAATCTCAGGTGTTAAAATTCTTTAAGTTTTTTacaatcatataaaataagattGCAGTTTTCTTATATGTTACATGCATAGATTGTTATATCTATAACATTGAAACAATTGTGTATTTGTTTTCCACATTATaaatactgtgaaaataataaaaagatagTGAGGACCCCCATAGCCCACgacgatttatttttttctttgatttactaattatttatttatttttttaaaattataattcatttggGTATTTTACCCTCAAGCACTATTCTTGTATcgatattatttgttttttttttttttttttttttttttcttccatcaAGAATTTACGTATTAATcaataacttattaattaatattcatcaaTCAGTCAACATACGCACACTCACACAATACTACACTCATGGTAAAGTAAAAATCCCTGAAAATGTTTTGTGTCTCtttgcaattatttatattttttatttattttaaatattaattattattattattattaatcgcTTGATCACTTTCTGTACtcaaacttttataaactGAGTCCGTTAAACAActgttgttaaaataaatttaacaatcatattgaataaaaatttattcgattgttaaattaatagattagCCGAGCGGCTCTTATTATGGAACTTGAGgcgatttattttgtttatttttaatatttgagcCCATTACGTGTAACATACAAGCGACACGTATTTTTACTTCACTaataatacgaaaaaaatcataaacgTTTCTTTGGTATTACGGTGCAAATCGGGCGTTGCCTAAAAGCTCCTTAGCTcgtttaaatagtaaaatgttgtcttttttttttattttttaaattatacaactTAACTGCGTAATTCTATctgttcttttatttaaatttattatagctCTTAAGTTTGCGCAAaacttttattgaattttaatgattataataaaactgcaataactaatttattatttttgttatgtataaaaagaaaaaaaaaaagaataaacaaTTGTAAAACAAACGATTTTATCTGGATTACCAGAATTggtaaaagtaataataataataatagtggtAGCAAATATTAGTAGTAACATAATTGTGTAATCGTTAATTAACTTCTTTgtataacattattattattattaatattattattataactttaatattaGGTAGACTTTAATTAGTTGGTTTATTATTTCTCATTTCACTCTGCTCTATCTTATTAAATCTTTAATCGTAATGAATGAGGTAATAAGGTTGTGTGTGTTTTCCATCATTTTCAACGTTTCATCGGCGACGtgaatatcattattattatttttttttctttttgtcattattttgacaaatttatcGCACAATTACTTGAATAATAAACGAtcttataaattacataataatattgatacgATTTAATTCACGCCTACACTCACTTACTAAACAATTGCATTGATATAATCTCAAATTTACGATTATTGTATCTAGGATTAATGACTACCAGAGCCATGTGTTGTAAAACATTTACACATTATGATCATCTaagatcaataaaaaatcaattaaaaaaaaaaaataataataataatattaataaagaaaaaaaaacatttagcaCGTGAGTTTGATAACAAACAcgatttattttagaataaaattccGAAAATTAATCAAACTCACGGCATGATAACCAATTAATTATCGTAATATtgagattttattaatacttaaaataaattgtttaagtGAGTTAATTACGAGGAATTATGAAACCAACGAGGCCGATTGAAGCGTAATTTAATGTGACGTTGGTTGGCCATCTGTTGTAACTTGATCAACGTTACTGATTTTGTTGTGGCTGTTGCTGTTGACTTAATGGTGAAGAGCTTTGTGGCGAAGATGTCTGCGATTGTTGCTGAGACTGTTGTTGCGTaggttgctgctgctgttgttgttgagGCTGAGATGCTGAGCTACCTTGCTGAGATGTTGCACTTCCATCTCTTCGGGTACGGACACCGCCTTCCTGGCTACTTCCACGACCAGCGCGTACGCCAGTTCCAGTCGGTCCGCTTCCTGGAACAACTGATTGGAGGACCATTGCTCTAATTCTTCGTTGGGCcgactaaaaataaatcaataattattattaagctaatatttataattgcgtgtgttttatttcatttcaattattttattttttctttttacctGAACTGAGAAAAATGGTCCGATAATGTGAACGGTGGTTTCTTCATCAGCTGCTGCCGGTGTTGTTTGTTGTTCTGAAAGTTTAATCACACTTCCAGTAACTCGTTGTAGTTCTCTGACGTTTTGACCACCTTTTCCAATAATACGGCCAACTTGGGCACTTGGTACCAATATTTCAATTGTCAACCTCACGTCTTCAGTTCCTGCTACAAAACCTTCTTCgcgcattttttcaaaaatcaaatactgagcctgaaattaaaaaaaaaaacaagtttttttacatcacagtgatttgtttattttaactaaaaaacaatatatttaaattattaaattaaatttaaaaaaaaaaaaaattgttggagAGGTACGGGGGTTAAATTGTAAATGTTGATTACGAACTAACCACAGGAAActcttctttttatttacctGCACGTATCAAGGTAATGCCTGTATAATCGCCATCACCCCAAACCGGCAGGATTTGATTGTTagtaatgtttttataaatttataaacatgaaaaattaaaagttgttaTTTATACTGTTACCGGGATTCGAACCAACTTACCCGTAAGGACTAGTCTCTTACCTTGTACACATAGCCAATAACATCTTACAGATATATACATTTTAGACTATCGCATTAACGTATACTGAACTTGATAAGAACTACTGACATCTAGCGGTTATTTTCAGTATCACTTCTGTTGgcgtgtaatttaaaaaaataattaaaaaaaaaaaaatactaacttTCCATTGAGACTCTGGTGAACCGACAATAGTGACTTTTCGTTCAGTTTGTTGATCAGCAGGCTTTTCCTGTTCTAAAGGAGCAATTTTAACACTTGCACCAGAAAATCTAATTATATTCCTGATGTGTGATCCTTTGGTACCGATAATTGCTCCTACGCTATTATTAGGAATATACAAGAAAGTTGTTTCTTGAGCTTCACTGGCTGGTACTCCTTGCTGAGGTGGTAGACTTCCTTGATAAGGATACGGTGCAGGTCCAGAACCATAAAGCCCTGGTCCACGTGAGCTATAACCCATACCAGCTGTAGACATCATCGCCATAGGATGAAGACCTGGGAACATCATGCTCTGGGGctgttgaagaaaaaaaaatataataattaattaattaattttattatataagtaattatcTGAATAATAACGAGCAACCTGCAGTCACTACGTGACTTCTCAAATATCtctactaaatttataaaaaaaaaaaaaaggaaaaaaaggattttttgctgcaaaaaatttttacttgcaccaagaaattttatgcattatgatttaaatacaaaaattttcttggggcgagaaaagatttttttgggcaaaaaataatttcttgcgccaagtaattttttctagttttaaataaatttttgttttcaatgaatccttttttttctatgcacACATTTTTGGCTTTGAAAAGCTTCCTAAAACCAAAAGAGAGTATAAAAATCTGTCGTTTTGAAATAAGTAATGcgagataaataataaagctaTATACTCAGTGACATTCAGTCATATTTAGTgactgaataattaaaatattaatttatttaaagaaaataaatacgatcgtCTGTTTCCCGTGTAATTGaaatgtaattcgaatgaGATAGACAAATCGATTTATGTCAGTacttggaaataaaaaaagagtttaaattatgaaaaggcgcaaattcaagtcaagacctttctaacgataccaaatttaataacattaaccaATCCTATCATATAGGTATGCCGGGAAccaaattttccttattctcttaataatatagataataataatatttgagaTAATTACAGCCATTGCTTGAAGATCATTTTCATAGCTTTGACGAAGTTTACTGGAGATCATTGACTCGGCCTTGCTCATGTTGTCAATAGTACCCTTGACCGTGATAATACGCTCCAAGTTAAAGCTATTGATGTCATTTATGCTACTAACAGTTATCTTTGTGTCAGTATCCAtcattattctttttattgtattaCCCCCTTTGCCAATAATACGACCAATCAAATTATTGTGTGCAAGGATTTTCAATGTAATTTctctgtaataataaattattattttaattataaaaaaaaattaaaattaattattataattacatacccTTTGTTGGTATTATTAGCTTCTTGTTGCATAActtccaatatttttttacaagcaTTTGTACAATTTTCAGGGTTACCGTAGATAGTAATTGCTTTTTCCAAAGATCCAACATTATCTTTGCGATGAACATCAACTCTAGCACGTGTCATCTGTGTAATTTGACGTATAGTGGAACCTTGGCGTCCGATTATAGCACCAACCATATCAGACTGCACCAAAATACGCAGTGGGAAATCTGTTTGACGACCGGAACCTGGTAGACCAGAGAAAGCTACACCACTACGCTGGCTACGTGCTCTTCGTCGGCTTTCCGCGCTCGACATTTCCACTTTTATCGGATTTCCGTCGTACTCATAGCCATTCAACTGATTCACAGccctaaatttaataataattatttatttttttatttttaaacgtttcattatttatttaaatttatcaatagttCATTCGAcgatagataaatttattttcttatactttaataatctaaataaaataaactagaaaaatttatatcaagaAATGAGAAGTCGTTTTTTATGTTTGCtctaaaaatagttttagtatatattttattatcaacatcTTTTTActaatattgttttaaatttacaaaagtattaaaatttctattaagtTTTCGcgctattttcaaaaaaattcaagcagtagataaaaaaagaacagggtaattataatttcactaGGATataggttttttaaaaaaattatttacagttattattaatttaaagttaagcgtaatttgataaattacagtaaaatcttcatgacAAGATAATAAATTGAGTTTCGATAAGGACATTCTCAGACagtaccccccccccccccccacttTTGAAAATACTAAATGACTTTCAACTTCAtaaccgtattaaaatttaattaattaattaaaacaaagttagaaaaaaaaaagattcttaaaatgaatcaatgAAAAAGCTCTTAAACAGCTAATTTAAAACAAGTGTAagtattcttttttaaatctatatcttagcaaaattataattacgttagccttttttttcaatgggtgtcccaatttttttttattaattaatcaaattcagcaataaagttttaatagttgaaagtcattggacatatttaaaaagtgggaGCTATTGTCTAATGCATGCGATTATTATGAAAACTACTAAATACATTCacatatacttattttttgcGGCTGCgcttaatataaaaacaacTAAATGCATTCACATAAATCTATATCATaggatttaataaattctgaaGAGGGTttcttttcatatattttctattttcgatATACTATTGATAGTGTTCTTCTTTTActctcaaaaaataataagctgTGTCATGTTATCTGTACAAATGAAGAAGAGACTCTTTTTCTACATCGTAATTcgtaaaaactaataaatatttttttatacaaattttacttatatgGGTAAGTAAtaagttagaaaaatttattgaaaaattggtaaattttttttatttgtttgatatttttaagtttgaaaaaaaaaatcgttttcataataagaaaaaattaaagttacgGCCCCAGTTCAAAAAGGCGGGGCAATTACtagtattttttcatataaattcaaaaattttctagagatactaaattgattattgaatttgaaaatgtttataaattagttgtaataaaagtatataactTAGTAAATAAACTCACTGCTGTGCTAACTCTTGAGTCTCATAGCTGAGGAGTAAGGTTTGCGTATTTGGATCACGAGATGGTACTTTCTCAACGTTTTGCACCTGTCCGTATGTCGAGAACAGAAGCTCGACGTCCTCAAATCTAGCGTGAGCTGGCAGATTGCTGATTAGAACTTTAGCCCCAGAGCCGCTACTAATtaagaggaaaataaaaagaaaaaattaattgattatttataatattaagaatagatttgatttatttttttataaatattttattatcttaaaattaaatttattcaaaattatttggcGCGAAAACttccatttaataataaattaatgtatttttactttttttttttctatgtaaaaaactatgttttttatcattgcATTTGAAGAAGAAGTTAAAGATCATcaaaaggttaaaaaaaaaacgttagaacttaaaaattactttagctgtgagatatatatatatatatatatatatatatatatatatatatatatatatatatatatatatataaatatatctttaaAGTTAGAAATGCACATGATtgccaattaattattttagcaatttttttgttgttgctATTAGTtgaatattgattaaaaaaattgaattaacattaactagaaataattatcacaaaataacaaaaataaataaataaaattaaaaagaaatgcGAGTTAATAAAATCGAGGTGAAAATGGATGgcatcaaaatataaaaaattaatttaattgaaaatatcgTGAATTTATTAAGGATAATTGCAATTTCacaatgtaaattaaattaatttaattaaataaattataaataacgaaaGCTCTTGTAAATATGATGACacatttaaactttaaattatcacaatttaaaaatttttatgaatttaatttgtataatgtgcttttttttttaatttatatcaattgataattctaaatattctgttaattttgttttactctcttttttaaatgtaaaaatattacgGTTATTTTGGTATAGGTTTTTTTTCTGCGTTCgctttattacaaaaataattctattacGGTTATTTTGTCGCCGGATGACTAATTGGAGTACCCATGATACTTGcatcgataataaaaataattttttattaaggcGTGAAGgcatataataaatttttttatagattctTTTTTTgactacaaataaaaaaaattataaataaatatatatttatctaaaactttaataattaactatgaattattaactctataatttttgaaaaaaaaaaaaaaaaaaaaaaattggaattaaaatattgtgaaTAGTGGCATCGAAAATGTGTTTTAGAAGAAGCTTTTATTCACTTTATTCTCTAACAGTGATGTGAATGAATGAAAAGAAGATGGAAGAAAAGGcggacaaaaaataaataagaaggGTAGTAGCGATTTTCAGGCCATACTAGATAAGGCTACGGGAGAATACTTTTACTTTTGTacgaatcgattttttaaacttgcTGCGTAACAATTCAGTAATTCTGTCACGGTCGTATactagacttttttttttaattttgctaatttttttttttaaataaattttattcatgtgATTCAACGATGATTAGAATAATCTTTATTAGATAACAGTCAATAATGagttatcttaaataaaaaagccaTTAATACATTTGTAATCATTATCGTATTCAATATTAGAGGAtgtgattaaaatttcattatgtGTTTAATCTAACAAATGATAATTTGTtcgttttatttcattaaataaattgtaattgagtcactttaattatctattacattaaaaataaacgaaaaaataattaattttttatagattttttttaactttattttattttttaataacgccatcatattttttattacaattcatatatatgtatatataggaaatattaaaattaatagaaacttTAGTTAGCTCCTTAATCGAGGATTCCCTtactaagattttttttttgtaaaaatttaaaacatagaGAAActcggggcaaaatggacacTGTTAtgaagacgaaaaaaaattgtttttcattaaaaatcctcagttaaaatttttataaaaaatcaggCAAGCTAAACAACCTAGGCAATGCAGCCGATTTTAAAttctgtgttaaaaatatttttcaatgatcCAGGTTTTTCAAGGTCTTTCGAGTTTTGTTCACGAAATTtcctaaatttaatcaattatattatgTGCTATCCAGGATAAAtaaggtgaatttttatttttgaacgttatttttcgtttcGCTCGAATGAATTGACGGATTAAGATAGTTCTTCTCACTATCGACGCGGTTCATCGTTTTGTAGAGCGGATtggattttggaatcaattggttcattgttttaaaaaatattcatcaaaaaacgttttttaccatttctttctcaaacga
Above is a window of Microplitis demolitor isolate Queensland-Clemson2020A chromosome 1, iyMicDemo2.1a, whole genome shotgun sequence DNA encoding:
- the LOC103574406 gene encoding insulin-like growth factor 2 mRNA-binding protein 2 isoform X1, which gives rise to MSKLYVGNLPAECNEAGLRQLFQDHNLSCTTILVKRGGYAFVDCNDQSTADRAIDKLNGYIYLGSALVVEPSVASGSKKRSGSGAKVLISNLPAHARFEDVELLFSTYGQVQNVEKVPSRDPNTQTLLLSYETQELAQQAVNQLNGYEYDGNPIKVEMSSAESRRRARSQRSGVAFSGLPGSGRQTDFPLRILVQSDMVGAIIGRQGSTIRQITQMTRARVDVHRKDNVGSLEKAITIYGNPENCTNACKKILEVMQQEANNTNKGEITLKILAHNNLIGRIIGKGGNTIKRIMMDTDTKITVSSINDINSFNLERIITVKGTIDNMSKAESMISSKLRQSYENDLQAMAPQSMMFPGLHPMAMMSTAGMGYSSRGPGLYGSGPAPYPYQGSLPPQQGVPASEAQETTFLYIPNNSVGAIIGTKGSHIRNIIRFSGASVKIAPLEQEKPADQQTERKVTIVGSPESQWKAQYLIFEKMREEGFVAGTEDVRLTIEILVPSAQVGRIIGKGGQNVRELQRVTGSVIKLSEQQTTPAAADEETTVHIIGPFFSVQSAQRRIRAMVLQSVVPGSGPTGTGVRAGRGSSQEGGVRTRRDGSATSQQGSSASQPQQQQQQQPTQQQSQQQSQTSSPQSSSPLSQQQQPQQNQ
- the LOC103574406 gene encoding insulin-like growth factor 2 mRNA-binding protein 2 isoform X2, with product MSLDKFSEGGMLQKEMERLDIEDKNGETPSSGSGAKVLISNLPAHARFEDVELLFSTYGQVQNVEKVPSRDPNTQTLLLSYETQELAQQAVNQLNGYEYDGNPIKVEMSSAESRRRARSQRSGVAFSGLPGSGRQTDFPLRILVQSDMVGAIIGRQGSTIRQITQMTRARVDVHRKDNVGSLEKAITIYGNPENCTNACKKILEVMQQEANNTNKGEITLKILAHNNLIGRIIGKGGNTIKRIMMDTDTKITVSSINDINSFNLERIITVKGTIDNMSKAESMISSKLRQSYENDLQAMAPQSMMFPGLHPMAMMSTAGMGYSSRGPGLYGSGPAPYPYQGSLPPQQGVPASEAQETTFLYIPNNSVGAIIGTKGSHIRNIIRFSGASVKIAPLEQEKPADQQTERKVTIVGSPESQWKAQYLIFEKMREEGFVAGTEDVRLTIEILVPSAQVGRIIGKGGQNVRELQRVTGSVIKLSEQQTTPAAADEETTVHIIGPFFSVQSAQRRIRAMVLQSVVPGSGPTGTGVRAGRGSSQEGGVRTRRDGSATSQQGSSASQPQQQQQQQPTQQQSQQQSQTSSPQSSSPLSQQQQPQQNQ